The following proteins come from a genomic window of Acetivibrio cellulolyticus CD2:
- a CDS encoding response regulator transcription factor, whose protein sequence is MDRFNVLVCDDDRAIVDALEVYLRQENYEVIKAYTGKQALKALAEQKIHLILLDVMMPEMDGLSATVKIREELNIPIIILSAKSEDTDKIIGLNFGADDYVTKPFNPLELMARVKSQMRRYTLLGGAAEKSGVIKNGGLELDTEAKEVRLDGELVKLTATEYGIVLFLMNNIGRVFSIEQIYENVWNEPLYSSESTVAVHIRRIREKMEINPKDPKYLKVVWGIGYKIEKY, encoded by the coding sequence ATGGATAGATTTAATGTATTGGTGTGTGATGATGACAGGGCTATAGTTGATGCTCTGGAGGTTTACCTCAGGCAGGAAAATTATGAAGTCATAAAGGCATATACCGGGAAGCAAGCATTGAAGGCTTTGGCAGAACAAAAAATTCATCTGATTTTATTAGATGTGATGATGCCGGAGATGGATGGGTTATCTGCAACTGTCAAAATTCGTGAAGAATTAAACATTCCAATTATAATACTTTCTGCAAAGTCTGAGGACACAGATAAAATTATTGGGCTAAACTTTGGAGCTGATGATTACGTGACAAAGCCTTTTAACCCATTGGAACTAATGGCAAGAGTAAAGTCACAAATGAGGCGGTATACTCTCCTTGGAGGGGCAGCAGAAAAGAGCGGGGTTATAAAAAACGGCGGTTTGGAGCTTGATACGGAAGCTAAAGAAGTCCGATTGGATGGGGAACTAGTAAAGTTAACTGCTACTGAATACGGTATAGTTTTATTTCTTATGAATAATATAGGCAGGGTTTTTTCGATAGAGCAAATATACGAAAATGTTTGGAATGAACCGCTGTATTCTTCGGAAAGTACAGTTGCTGTACATATTAGACGCATCAGAGAAAAGATGGAAATCAATCCTAAGGATCCAAAATATTTAAAGGTGGTGTGGGGAATTGGGTACAAAATTGAAAAATATTAA